A single window of Nicotiana sylvestris chromosome 3, ASM39365v2, whole genome shotgun sequence DNA harbors:
- the LOC138887484 gene encoding uncharacterized protein, with amino-acid sequence MQQVIGSNAKISERVDAHDSAIKNIKVQMGQISMSLNNRPHGTLPADTQINPKDQGPKQMMVVSLRNVRDLDVEQERARESRQAETLVPVPIELDDSTKLTERLAKYQKEKQYKKFLEILKQIQVNISLIDSLKEMPGYAKMMKDLMSRKFDFQDLATVTPTQTCSAVETRPISEKLSDPQSFTIPCTIGNFDFAKALCDLGASINLMPLAIYKRLGIGRARPISILL; translated from the exons ATGCAACAAgttattgggtctaatgcaaaaatcagtgaaagagtagatgcacatgattcAGCTATTAAGAATATTAAAGTGCAGATGGGCCAGATTTCgatgtctttgaataatcgtcctcatgggacattacctgcagacactcaaataaatccaaaagatcaaggcccgaagcaGATGATGGTAGTGAGTCTACGGAATGTCAGAGATTTAGACGTggagcaagagagagctcgagaaagcagacaggctgagacacttgtaccagttcccattgagctagatgattcAACGAAGCTGACAGAG AGGCTGGCCAAGTACCAAAAAGAGAAACAATACAAGAAGTTCTTAGAGATTctaaaacaaatccaggtaaatatttcCTTGATTGATTCTCtgaaggagatgcctggttatgcaaaaatgatgaaggacttgatgtcccgaaaattcgatttccaagacttggcaaCAGTTACTCCTACTCAGACATGCAGTGCAGTGGAGACTAGACCAATTTCTGAGAAGCTGTCTGACCCACAGAGTTTTACAATTCCCTGCACCATTGGTAATTTTGATTTTGCCAAGGCACTTTGTGATCTAGGGGCcagcataaatcttatgcccctggcgatttataagaggctggggattggaagagctagacccattTCTATATTGTTGTAG
- the LOC138887485 gene encoding uncharacterized protein: MRNVTPFIILRQKLKIVKKALTSWSTETFGDNFKQIASLEDVIKVHEVEFELNPTYQNRAKHLRVKKRGKPSNVVIKLYMAKAYDRLSWLFLTKVLRQIGFDEKIIDMLYMLVSNNCYLVLLNGHATGFFKSKGGEAR, from the exons ATGCGAAATGTAACACCTTTCATTATCTTAAGGCAAAAACTCAAGATAGTGAAGAAGGCTTTGACATCCTGGAGTACGGAAACTTTTGGTGACAACTTCAAGCAAATTGCTTCGCTAGAAGATGTTATCAAGGTACATGAAGTGGAGTTTGAGCTCAATCCTACTTATCAAAATAGAGCTAAGCATCTAAGAGTCAA GAAGAGGGGTAAGCCTTCCAATGTGGTGATCAAACTTTACATGGCAAAGGCTTATGACAGGCTATCATGGTTATTCTTGACAAAAGTACTTAGGCAGATAGGCTTTGATGAGAAGATCATTGACATGCTATACATGTTGGTTTCTAATAATTGTTACTTAGTTCTGTTGAATGGACATGCCACTGGTTTCTTCAAGTCCAAGGGAGGTGAAGCAAGGTAA
- the LOC138887486 gene encoding uncharacterized protein, with the protein MNVPEEYEKASGQKVNKEKSSFYMHEKATYHEANTVHLITEFQRHPFPFTYLGCPIFYSRRKKDFSKDIIFKVQARLHSWKGKLLSNGGRAILIAHVLESMPMHLLSMVNPLKHVITELHKMFARFYWSNSGNENGQWKVDMLRDLLPDELSEHIIENIQPPTLSNIQYKPWWQL; encoded by the exons ATGAATGTTCCGGAGGAGTATGAAAAGGCATCTGGACAAAAGGTGAACAAGGAGAAATCATCATTCTATATGCATGAAAAGGCAACGTACCATGAAGCCAATACTGTGCATTTAATCACAGAGTTTCAAAGGCATCCCTTTCCATTTACTTATCTAGGCTGTCCAATCTTTTATAGTAGAAGAAAGAAGGATTTTTCTAAGGACATCATTTTTAAAGTGCAGGCAAGGCTTCATTCTTGGAAAGGAAAGCTGCTATCCAACGGTGGAAGGGCAATATTGATTGCACATGTACTCGAAAGTATGCCTATGCATCTCTTATCTATGGTCAATCCTCTCAAACATGTTATAACAGAATTACATAAGATGTTTGCAAGATTTTATTGGAGTAACTCTGGAAATG AGAATGGACAATGGAAGGTTGATATGCTGAGAGACTTATTACCTGATGAGCTTTCTGAGCATATTATAGAAAATATTCAGCCTCCTACACTTTCTAATATACAATACAAACCATGGTGGCAACTATAA